AGTTACTCCTGATTTCACCAAATCTGGCAAAACATCTAACCCCGCAAGGTCTTGAGGACTGAGTAAGTATTTGCGTTCTTTCAAATTTACAACTTCACCATCGGCAATTAACTCGTAAGGCATCCGGCAAGCTTGGGCACATTCGCCTCGGTTAGCAGAACGTCCGCCTAAAGCCTCGCTAGTCAAACACTGACCGGAGTACGCCACGCACAAAGCACCGTGAACAAAAACTTCCAAGGGTAGCGAAGCTTCTTGTAGGGCAATCTGCTGCTGTATTTTATTGATTTCCTGAAGAGAACATTCACGCGCCAGCACTACCAATTGACAGCCGAGGGATTTGGCAAATTCCACTCCAGCCGCACTGGTGATCGTCATTTGGGTGGAAGCATGGATGGGAAAATCGGGGGAGAGGTGACGGATGAGACGGCATATACCCACATCTTGGACAATTACCGCATCCACACCTGCGGCAATAATTGTGCGGAGATATTGCTGGGCTTCTGCTAGTTCTTTGGGAAATATTAGTGTGTTGACAGTGACATAACCCTTTACGCCGCGATGGTGCAGAAATGTCATCAATTGGGGTAAGTCTGCCTCAGTAAAGTTTTCTGCCCGCATTCTGGCGTTAAACCGATCCAAACCGAAGTAAATCGCATCTGCCCCATTTTCCACAGCAGCTTTAGCACAGTCCCAATTACCTGCTGGCGCAAGTAGTTCAGGACGTTGAAGGGAGAGTTGGGGAGAGAGGTGTAGGCGTAGCCCATCGGAGATATCGCTTTTCATCAGATTTAGGGTTAAGTAGCACCATAGTGATTTTATCTAAGTTTGAGGGAGGGGGTGCGATCGCTATCTCCACGCTAGTGTTTTAATTCACCTGGAGGGGATAAAAAAATGATCCTGCTTTAAAAATTTGTGTGTACATTGTCTACCAATATTGGCTATTAGGAAATATCAAAGAGTGCCAAGACAAACGTCCTGTAATAATAAATAAAAAAAATGGATATTCATTCTTCTAACTCCTCTTTGCTACTTTCAGCAGCTTGGCGTAGTGCGAGGAATGCCTCTTTTAAAGGTTGGCTGACAGCACTATCAGGTTCATCGAGTACTAATTGTTGATATGTCTCCAAAAAAAACATTCTTAATCGATGGAAAAGATGTAGAAAATAACGAATAAAACTGATACAATCCAAAACTACAAGTTCAATCCCACCTGTTTTTTCATATACATCTGAAGCATATTCTTGAACAGATTGATCAATCAAATCTGTAGTTATAAAAATGTAGTTGTCAATCTTTTGAGGAGAATTTCTAATCTTCTGGATGGCATGGTTAATATCATCCACCGTAACCTTCTTCATTTTCATTTCATAGCTAGTAATTACATTTTCTTCGTTAAGAAGCATAATTTCTAAATCTCCAAGTGCCCCTGTTTGCTTATCCGCAGCATTATGGTTTGCAAGAGCTAGATGCCTTTGTCCCAAATAAGCTGAAGCGGCTTGGTAAGCAGCAGCTACAATCAGGACAGGCAAGCGACTGGAATTCCGACAATTTAAGTGCTGCTCAATCAATTTGACAATTGCTTCAGTAGAGAGCGGAATCCCACCTTTAACTGTTCTTAAATCTGCCAGTAGACTAGCAATACGTTGACGTTTTTCATTTTTAACGATTAAAAGATATCTGATAGTTTCGGCAAGCACATCTTCAGCTAAGACTCGACCGGAATAAACGTCATCAAGCAGGGAGAGTACAGTTTTGTAAAGAATGGGAGGTTTGCCAACTAAATTAACTTCTGGTGTCAGAAAAATATTTCTATTACGAAGTGCTGGAGTGAGGAAAGCTGTTGTTGGGTTACATGGTAATTCATGTTTATTAATAAAGCTAGTGATATATGCTTCATCGTATGTCCGACCTGAATAACAGTCTAAATCACCAATTTCGGTATAGGGTTTGCGAATATCTAGATTTGGTTTATGAGATTTTGCTAAACAACAGGCTAATAGCAATCGGACACCCGCTCTATTTTGAGGGTTACGACACACAAATTCTACATTACTAGAGATAGCAACATCATGTATAACTGGTTGTGTCAAACCGTAAACAACCCTTTCAAAAGCTAAATCAAGGATAGCTGGTGGGATTGACATTGAGGTTCTACCTGTTGTGTCTGAGTGCTATTAACAGTATTTTTTGTAATATTATCTAGTGCATAATTTACCCACAGGGTTTCTGTTCGCAATCCTTTTGTAGAATGGCAAGCTTTAGTGGGTGCTTGGATATATTTCCAATCACTGTAAAGTTCTTCCATAAGAGAGCATTGATAACTTGAGATAGCAACTTTGCCTTGGATATTATGAAGAACATCACTCAGTTCCCGATGTTGTTCATCTGTCATCTCGTAAGCGTAAGCTTGACGATCGCCTCTTGAAGCATGTGGATACGGAGGATCGCAATAAAACAAAGTCTCTTCAGAATCATAGCGTTGAATGACTTTAACTGCTGAGTCATGCTCCATCTGAACTCGTAAAAGTCTTTGAACAATCCCAGGTAAATCTTCTACACTTCCTAACCATCTGGAAACTGCACCAGCCATCCCCGCACGGCTTGTTAGTTTACAGTGTGCCCACCTACCAGAACTTGCCTTCTGTGCTAACCCAGTTCTAACCTGTCTAGCCTTAATAAAAAATCGTCTAGCTCGTTCAAAATCAGATAAATTTGGAGTATGCTCAGAGATTGCTATTTCAAATTCTTCACGAGAAAAAGGAGTTAGACCAATAGCCTCAATCAGGCTTTCCTTTTGCTCCCTGAGTACGCGAAAAAAGTTTACTAATTCACCATCAAAATCATTGTACGTTTCTACTGGTGAGGGGTTTCGATTGAGTAAAACTGCTGCTGAACCTCCAAATGGTTCACAGTAATGCTGGGCATCTGGTAAAAGGGGTAAAAGCCAATCAAGATGGCTGAACTTTCCACCATACCAGCCAAAAGCTATCAGCTTGTTTTTACCCATTTTTTTATCCTTGTAGGCTTATAATCTTTGAAAAAAGGTCTATACTTTTCACTCTAGCAAAAAGGGGCGATCGCATTTGTCAAGTGAGATAAATTAAGCGATCGCTTCCTCTGCTTAATTAGACAATAATCAGTATGGCGATTTACATTGAGGGTAGATGCCCAAAAAAATCAGAGTATTTACTGAATCCTATTCGGGCACATAACTCTTGTAATTCACTCTGCACCTTCAATTGGTGCAAAACCTTGACGCTGAATATTTTCTGTTACCGCACGTGGTTCCAGAAATTGCAGCAGGTAATCAGGGCCACCCGCTTTAGAACCCACTCCCGAAAGTTTGAATCCACCAAAAGGTTGCCGCCCAACGATCGCTCCGGTAATATTGCGGTTGATGTACAAATTCCCGACTTCAAATTCTGTCTGCGCTTGCTGAATATGCGAAGGCGTTCTAGAATAAAGTCCGCCAGTTAAGGCGTAGTTTGTCCCGTTGGCGACTGCTAAGGCTTCCTGGAAATCTTTTACTCGAATTACCGCTAGCACAGGGCCAAAAATTTCTTCTTGGGAAATTACCGCATTGGGCGAGACTTCACTAAAAATCACAGGGCCGATAAAATATCCTTGTTCGGGTGCTGGTAACTCTAAGGCTACTTCTGCTTCTGCCTTACCCTTTTCAATATACTCGCGGATGCGATCGCGGGCATTAGCATCAATTACTGGCCCAACTTGGGTACTCGGTAACTCTGCTTCCCCAATATTCAAGGATTTTGTCGCTTCTACCAATCTCTGCACAAAGGTATCATAAATCGGTTCCAGCACAATCACCCTGGAGGCAGCAGAACATTTTTGGCCGCTATAACCAAATGCTGACTGCACTACCCCGACAACCGCTTGGTCTAAATCAGAACTTTCATCGACAATAATGGCATTTTTGCCACCCATTTCTGCAATTACCCGTTTCATGTGCTTTTGTCCGGGTTTCAATATTGCCGCTTCTGCGTAAATTCGACAGCCAACTTCCTGGGAACCCGTAAAAGCAATTACATGAGTATCTGGATGATTTACCAAATAAGCACCGACTTGGGAACCCTTACCAGGTACGTATTGAAATACACCTTTAGGGAAACCAGCTTCGATTAAAATCTCTGTGAGTTTTGCCGTAATTACAGAAGATGTTTCCGCCGGCTTGAGGAGAGTACAATTTCCTGAAACTAAGGCTGCAACTGTCATTCCACATGCGATCGCTAGCGGAAAATTCCAGGGAGAAATTACTACAACAATTCCCCTTGGCTGGTAAATATAACGGTTATTTTCGCCAGCTACGTCGTAATTAACACCTTTATCTAGCCGTTCGATCTCATCAGCATAGTACCGACAAAAGTCTATCGCTTCCGAAACCTCTCCATCAGCTTCCTTAACTGGTTTCCCAACTTCCAAAACTATCCAAGCTGAAAGTTCGGCGCGGCGTTCTTCCATCAAATCACCCGCTTGACGCAAAATATCAGCGCGTTGTTTTGCGGGTGTTTTCCTCCAACCAGGAAACGCTGCTTTGGCTGCTTGCATCGCCTGTTCTGCTTGTTCAACGCTAATCAACCCAACTTTACCAACTATTTCACTGAAATTAGAAGGATTAAGAGAATCAACAAATTCTGCCGTGTTAACATATTCCCCATTAATCAACGGCAAATAAGTTTTACCCAACTGTTGACGAACACTTTGGAACGCTTGCGCTGTTTTCGTTCTCACTTCTTCCTCAGAGTAATCGGTATCAGCAGCACCAAGGAAATTAGAGTTAGGAGTTAGGAGTGAGGAGTTAGGAGTTAAAGAGTTTTTTTCTTCTTTGACAATTGGCGGCGCTAATAATTCCTCAATTGGTCGATTTTCGAGATTTTGCCGTAAAAAAGAACTATTAGCGGTATTTTCCAACAATCGACGAATTAAATACGCCATTCCCGGTAATAATTCACCATAGGGACAGTAAACTCTGACTCGATAACCTCTGTCAACCAATGCTTTGGCAACTTTATCTCCCATCCCGTAGAGGACTTGCAATTCAAAGCGACGGCGAGGGACATTTAAACTTTCAGCGATGGCAATAGCGCGAGAATGCGATCGCACATTATGGCTACCAATGGCAGAATATACATATTGATGATTTTCTAACAATAACTGAGTGATGGTTTCAAAGTTAGCATCAGTTGCCGCTTTATCGTTGTAAACTGGCTGTTTCCAATGCTTTTGGGCTGCTTTAATAGTTTCCTGATCCCAATATGCGCCTTTCACCAAACGGATTGTCAGAGGATAACCACGTTCTTTCAACCAAGAAATTACGTCTTTGGTATCTTGCTCGCTATCACGCAGATATGCTTGAATGGTCATGCCAATATCTGTGCGTTGCCGAAATTCTTCTTCTAGTAACAGTTTTTTCAGAATGCTGAAAGTTATATCCTTATAGGCATACTGTTCCATATCAAAATGCACAGCTGCGCCCAACTCTTTAGCACGACGTAAGAGAATCCGAATGCGATCGCTAACTCGCTCTTCACTACCTTTAGCATCTAAAGGGTCAAATTGGGAATAAAACGCCGTTAACTTCACAGAAACCTGAACTTTTGGGATTGCTTCGCCATCAGCCTCATCAATAGCCGGGATAGCTGTCCAATTCTTCGATGCTTCTACCAATTGTTGCATTAATTCTAGATAGCGTTCTAGATAAGACTGCGCTTCGGCTTCAGTAATCACCGCTTCACCAAGTAAGTCAATGGTAAAAGCCATTTTTTCTTTTCGCAGTCGTTCAACTGTTTTAATGACTTGTTTAATATTTTCCCCAGAAATATATTTATGAGCAAGAGTCTCAACTGCTGTACCAACAGTTGTCGCAGCAACTTGTCCTGGCATAGAGTCGGGGTTAGCAAAGTTTAGCATTCCCTTCAAAGCTGCCGGTAATTCTACAGACTCATCACCTAAATATTCTTGTAAGTGTGAGGCAATTTCTGATTTACTGTGTAAAGCAGGTAGGGTATCTATGAAGCGAAATAGTTGTACCCGTAAGCCAGGATTACTCATTGCCCAAGCTAATAATT
This genomic interval from Nostoc sp. KVJ3 contains the following:
- a CDS encoding restriction endonuclease, SacI family — its product is MSIPPAILDLAFERVVYGLTQPVIHDVAISSNVEFVCRNPQNRAGVRLLLACCLAKSHKPNLDIRKPYTEIGDLDCYSGRTYDEAYITSFINKHELPCNPTTAFLTPALRNRNIFLTPEVNLVGKPPILYKTVLSLLDDVYSGRVLAEDVLAETIRYLLIVKNEKRQRIASLLADLRTVKGGIPLSTEAIVKLIEQHLNCRNSSRLPVLIVAAAYQAASAYLGQRHLALANHNAADKQTGALGDLEIMLLNEENVITSYEMKMKKVTVDDINHAIQKIRNSPQKIDNYIFITTDLIDQSVQEYASDVYEKTGGIELVVLDCISFIRYFLHLFHRLRMFFLETYQQLVLDEPDSAVSQPLKEAFLALRQAAESSKEELEE
- a CDS encoding DNA adenine methylase: MGKNKLIAFGWYGGKFSHLDWLLPLLPDAQHYCEPFGGSAAVLLNRNPSPVETYNDFDGELVNFFRVLREQKESLIEAIGLTPFSREEFEIAISEHTPNLSDFERARRFFIKARQVRTGLAQKASSGRWAHCKLTSRAGMAGAVSRWLGSVEDLPGIVQRLLRVQMEHDSAVKVIQRYDSEETLFYCDPPYPHASRGDRQAYAYEMTDEQHRELSDVLHNIQGKVAISSYQCSLMEELYSDWKYIQAPTKACHSTKGLRTETLWVNYALDNITKNTVNSTQTQQVEPQCQSHQLSLI
- the pruA gene encoding L-glutamate gamma-semialdehyde dehydrogenase → MVLQVQTSTYEAKTQEIAKQLLAATQENRSFFSSLRDQMRWDDKLLAWAMSNPGLRVQLFRFIDTLPALHSKSEIASHLQEYLGDESVELPAALKGMLNFANPDSMPGQVAATTVGTAVETLAHKYISGENIKQVIKTVERLRKEKMAFTIDLLGEAVITEAEAQSYLERYLELMQQLVEASKNWTAIPAIDEADGEAIPKVQVSVKLTAFYSQFDPLDAKGSEERVSDRIRILLRRAKELGAAVHFDMEQYAYKDITFSILKKLLLEEEFRQRTDIGMTIQAYLRDSEQDTKDVISWLKERGYPLTIRLVKGAYWDQETIKAAQKHWKQPVYNDKAATDANFETITQLLLENHQYVYSAIGSHNVRSHSRAIAIAESLNVPRRRFELQVLYGMGDKVAKALVDRGYRVRVYCPYGELLPGMAYLIRRLLENTANSSFLRQNLENRPIEELLAPPIVKEEKNSLTPNSSLLTPNSNFLGAADTDYSEEEVRTKTAQAFQSVRQQLGKTYLPLINGEYVNTAEFVDSLNPSNFSEIVGKVGLISVEQAEQAMQAAKAAFPGWRKTPAKQRADILRQAGDLMEERRAELSAWIVLEVGKPVKEADGEVSEAIDFCRYYADEIERLDKGVNYDVAGENNRYIYQPRGIVVVISPWNFPLAIACGMTVAALVSGNCTLLKPAETSSVITAKLTEILIEAGFPKGVFQYVPGKGSQVGAYLVNHPDTHVIAFTGSQEVGCRIYAEAAILKPGQKHMKRVIAEMGGKNAIIVDESSDLDQAVVGVVQSAFGYSGQKCSAASRVIVLEPIYDTFVQRLVEATKSLNIGEAELPSTQVGPVIDANARDRIREYIEKGKAEAEVALELPAPEQGYFIGPVIFSEVSPNAVISQEEIFGPVLAVIRVKDFQEALAVANGTNYALTGGLYSRTPSHIQQAQTEFEVGNLYINRNITGAIVGRQPFGGFKLSGVGSKAGGPDYLLQFLEPRAVTENIQRQGFAPIEGAE